The following proteins come from a genomic window of Theileria equi strain WA chromosome 2 map unlocalized gcontig_1105316255037, whole genome shotgun sequence:
- a CDS encoding conserved hypothetical protein (encoded by transcript BEWA_041220A), translating to MLNDTNVLPSSEPDVKPHWICSLEDELGSLVWVTLRDDTFYVGLFKSFDQYGNIVITDAVKKIIVNEKKSFSDLYCGYTVIRGESISYFCAIDVVAYLKVFNYDGFADSEWVSRLEEMSKSKTTTVNITNFNSVLKYIALEEALQLAKEEREAECKKARAIDDIIANE from the exons ATGTTAAACGATACAAATGTGCTACCAAGCAGCGAGCCAGATGTAAAGCCGCATTGGATATGCTCACTGGAAGATGAATTAGGCTCCCTGGTTTGGGTCACCCTTCGAGATGATACCTTTTATGTTGGACTCTTCAAGTCGTTCGATCAGTATGGCAATATTGTCATAACTGATGCTGTAAAGAAAATCATTGTCAACGAAAAGAAGTCCTTTAGTGACCTCTACTGCG GTTACACCGTCATTAGGGGCGAAAGCATATCGTACTTTTGTGCAATTGACGTTGTTGCCTATTTGAAAGTGTTTAATTACGATGGTTTCGCGGACTCCGAATGGGTCTCTAGACTCGAGGAAATGTCGAAAAGCAAGACTACGACCGTAAATATTACCAATTTTAATTCTGTATTAAAGTATATTGCCCTAGAGGAGGCGTTGCAGCTCGCAAAAGAGGAACGGGAAGCCGAGTGCAAGAAGGCAAGGGCCATAGACGACATTATCGCCAACGagtag
- a CDS encoding hypothetical protein (encoded by transcript BEWA_041260A): MKFCGFWRKKKGKVEPASSIEESVFYSDLGESMSIVTDSEVFDDDTVDLNRAEEADERMLSMLPASLSLSSKNSLDSIKNFEASFKEYLSPNRTMTSEYKGEDAGPNLDASDAEGEETSTEPDVTCMKKHVSGANLINYELVIKPRYNTDKQESAFKCILRRVGADSDSQDFCELAVDEVVNHNIHTLIDSLGLSDDAMKIGKSQLTGKTCERQSKGDCTNLISLLSCKKSQKKTSLRQYLEESGDFPSVNRDLSALSTISDITVDDDEFTIFDHIAMIVDRAINRIVDDSLQNSSYPTEVSNRARPRNRFGDMSDIPLLF, encoded by the exons ATGAAGTTCTGCGGATTCTGGAGAAAGAAAAAGGGTAAGGTTGAGCCCGCGTCCTCAATCGAGGAGAGTGTATTTTACAGCGACTTGGGTGAATCCATGTCCATAGTTACAGATTCTGAGGTATTCGACGATGATACTGTGGATCTTAACCGTGCCGAGGAAGCTGATGAAAGGATGCTCTCAATGCTGCCGGCTTCTCTTTCCCTTTCAAGCAAAAACTCTCTGGACAGTATCAAGAATTTTGAGGCAAGCTTCAAGGAATATCTCTCTCCCAACAGGACAATGACCAGTGAATACAAGGGAGAGGATGCTGGACCGAATTTGGATGCATCAGATGCTGAAGGAGAGGAGACCTCCACGGAACCTGATGTTACATGCATGAAAAAACACGTTTCTGGTGCAAATCTGATTAATTACGAACTCGTTATAAAACCTCGTTACAACACTGATAAACAAGAGTCGGCATTCAAATGTATATTACGCAGGGTTGGAGCCGATTCCGACTCACAAG ATTTTTGCGAATTAGCGGTAGATGAAGTGGTGAACCATAATATTCACACTCTAATTGATAGTTTGGGTCTCTCTGATGATGCAATGAAGATTGGAAAGTCACAATTGACTGGGAAAACATGCGAGAGACAATCTAAAGGAGACTGCACCAATTTGATATCTTTGCTATCTTGCaaaaaatcgcaaaagAAAACTAGTCTCCGCCAATATTTAGAGGAAAGTGGTGATTTCCCATCAGTTAACCGTGACCTATCAGCACTCTCCACGATTAGTGATATTACGGTAGACGATGACGAATTTACCATTTTCGACCACATTGCTATGATTGTGGATAGGGCAATAAACAGAATTGTGGACGATTCTCTGCAAAACAGCTCTTATCCAACAGAGGTTTCAAACCGTGCCAGACCTAGAAACAGATTTGGGGACATGTCCGACATCCCCCTCTTGTTTTAG
- a CDS encoding uncharacterized protein (encoded by transcript BEWA_041210A) — translation MKKLLITIPILGCAHTIAVQQLSEITYIRNNASSDHTLRSALNGVMNERDELLEAAIEIINESNDQGKVTVAKTAYTNFKTQLRKLNIEMGLLEGPLLDVRSCDDKDISGKHEIFRQKLIEYDRLHVHVLRTFGSVSDTILDLITELPSEYAKFKTPDKFITASKCYLDASCKVMMMNKIAKIITDRSDECGLASQRDAFYDYAIDGINELIDKSEESLSSSPKDINGDVDIEKIKKIRDSVDTHYKSATATFEAFSTSLLKKYSDKGITVQSKSLNDILSKLRGVTNISGFSMPFILSTIAFVFVNLYF, via the coding sequence ATGAAGAAGCTTCTGATTACAATTCCTATTTTGGGCTGTGCCCACACTATTGCTGTTCAACAGCTCTCAGAAATAACATACATTCGAAACAACGCATCATCCGACCACACACTAAGGTCCGCGTTAAATGGCGTTATGAACGAGCGTGATGAGCTCTTGGAAGCCGCCATAGAAATCATTAACGAATCAAATGATCAAGGCAAGGTAACGGTAGCAAAGACTGCATATACGAACTTTAAAACCCAACTCCGAAAACTCAACATAGAAATGGGATTACTCGAGGGTCCTCTTTTGGATGTCAGAAGTTGTGACGATAAGGATATCAGTGGAAAGCACGAGATCTTTAGGCAAAAGCTTATTGAGTACGACAGGCTCCATGTACATGTACTCAGGACATTCGGGTCTGTATCTGACACCATTTTGGATCTTATCACCGAGCTTCCCTCGGAGTACGCAAAGTTCAAGACTCCAGATAAGTTTATAACTGCTTCCAAATGCTATCTCGATGCATCTTGCAAGGTTATGATGATGAACAAGATTGCTAAAATCATCACGGACAGATCCGATGAATGTGGTTTAGCTTCCCAAAGAGATGCCTTCTATGACTACGCCATAGACGGAATAAATGAACTCATTGACAAATCTGAAGAGTCCCTCTCTAgttctccaaaggatatTAACGGAGATGTTGACATTGAAAAAATCAAGAAGATCCGTGACAGTGTTGACACACATTACAAATCTGCCACTGCTACCTTTGAGGCCTTTTCAACCTCGTTGCTTAAAAAGTATAGCGATAAGGGTATCACAGTGCAGTCAAAGTCACTAAACGATATACTTTCAAAGCTCAGAGGAGTTACCAATATCTCTGGATTCTCTATGCCATTCATCCTGTCCACGATCGCATTCgtttttgtaaatttatatttttaa
- a CDS encoding choline/ethanolamine kinase, putative (encoded by transcript BEWA_041240A) — translation MNRPQEDEIFRSLGPRKLSEFNQNLEKDGKQSSVTREECILNSIKLASGPLGIPLDQCPKSAISTSDYDYLSVEEVKGGITNSLYKVENTKNGTAVLVRIFGPKTSYIIDRERERIICTLLAKYNISKRVYAPIENGQIEEWINGFTLPQEDMWKSIYMNGIAINMKRLHSIPLNGEIRNSLQRGDCKKSMLWPTIWNYFDLCTSQQDKVESILGKFDFESLKLKIKEIEKLCNDSESPVVLCHCDLLHGNILVVPDGKVRFIDFEYSCPMERAFDIANHFNEYAGFACDWSKLPSSDIERAFAKRYLSYIPSLDRARGPNEPRDLEVSSESVDDLVKEIQPFYLASHAYWGIWSIVRSLFSAIDFDFASYAQRRIDMVFNSKVWNVLEL, via the exons ATGAACAGGCCACAGGAGGATGAGATTTTTAGGTCTCTTGGGCCGCGTAAGTTATCGGAATTTAACCAGAATCTAGAGAAAGATGGAAAACAATCAAGTGTAACCAGGGAAGAATGTATACTCAACTCCATCAAGCTCGCCAGCGGGCCACTGGGAATACCCTTGGACCAATGCCCTAAATCTGCCATTAGTACGTCAGACTACGACTACCTATCGGTGGAAGAAGTAAAAGGCGGTATTACAAACTCCCTATACAAGGTCGAGAACACGAAAAACGGCACTGCTGTCCTGGTTCGGATATTTG GCCCTAAAACTTCTTATATCATTGACAGAGAACGTGAACGTATTATTTGTACACTATTAGCAAAGTATAACATATCAAAGCGCGTATATGCTCCAATCGAG AATGGACAAATTGAGGAGTGGATAAACGGTTTTACTCTCCCTCAGGAAGACATGTGGAAGTCGATATACATGAATGGTATCGCtataaatatgaaaaggCTCCACTCGATTCCGCTGAATGGAGAGATTCGCAACTCTCTACAAAGGGGAGATTGCAAAAAATCTATGCTATGGCCAACAATTTGGAACTACTTTGATTTGTGCACATCTCAGCAAGACAAGGTCGAAAGCATACTCGGAAAGTTTGACTTTGAAAGCTTAAAGTTAAAGATTAAGGAGATTGAGAAGCTATGCAATGATAGTGAATCTCCAGTTGTTTTATGCCATTGTGATTTGTTACACGGGAATATACTGGTTGTCCCAGATGGAAAGGTCAGATTCATTGACTTTGAGTACTCCTGTCCCATGGAACGGGCATTTGATATCGCAAACCACTTTAATGAATATGCCGGGTTCGCATGTGACTGGTCAAAGTTACCGAGCAGTGATATAGAGCGAGCATTTGCGAAAAGGTATCTGAGCTATATTCCGTCTCTCGACAGAGCCAGAGGCCCTAACGAACCGAGGGATCTTGAAGTGTCATCAGAAAGCGTTGATGATTTGGTGAAGGAAATACAACCATTCTACTTGGCTTCTCATGCTTATTGGG GCATATGGAGCATTGTCCGGAGTCTATTTTCGGCGATTGATTTTGACTTTGCAAGTTACGCTCAGAGACGCATAGATATGGTTTTCAATAGTAAAGTTTGGAATGTTTTAGAGCTTTGA
- a CDS encoding conserved hypothetical protein (encoded by transcript BEWA_041200A): MKGSKRHLGRFRCFSFRRGRNLFDYVDNPLEAGPEDEELTTEPSPRLSFIEQKEESEGEQPTQEKDTYSYDIYDPYVINLKPTKTLPGKSSRRRDRLRMKFKSADGATTDTTSSKPSEDHTTPDDYLGYGMIVLNDTKNKKRESHNNDSHEGRAFETRASVDPAESQNETNLSGRSSARLLSGSKLLIGGGKGVDSRSSLENRIWDMVEKRGWDMYEGRWNMIGKRVFDNLVQYLTGLEISLCRQVSKVWHRNINDVMVMRSEMVVDNFKSTYRNKLEYDRSYILFQPVLTATKSLRIDVIIRARVMSYCTLYKNSFGYTYSYISLPANNAGTKAEGANGSPPRGSSVPTFISKFIFEVLKKGQKRTITFTRDLSSMHGEDLNVATRASICQVCEGDFIEIPITLINAIGTTDVNSVKFLPIVKDSISSKATQIDQLHREWYTVEPNSKYLMQLFPQNIHSYSIIQPHKLLPQLIHQITQVAGIDVITSKSQYVANHTGVVEESKDIVGHTIEVVSKREPVISMIQRIGLQHDRICHVQLRPGDILQFYLTKG, encoded by the exons atgaAGGGATCAAAGAGACATTTAGGCAGATTTCGTTGTTTCAGCTTTAGAAGAGGTAGAAACCTGTTCGATTATGTTGACAATCCCCTTGAGGCAGGGCCTGAGGATGAGGAACTGACCACCGAACCCAGCCCTAGACTCTCGTTTATCGAACAAAAGGAGGAAAGTGAAGGTGAACAACCTACACAAGAGAAGGACACCTACTCTTATGATATTTATGATCCGTATGTTATCAATCTGAAGCCTACAAAGACTCTTCCGGGGAAAAGTAGCAGGAGAAGGGACCGATTAAGAATGAAATTTAAATCCGCAGATGGAGCTACTACAGATACAACATCTTCGAAGCCTTCAGAGGATCACACAACTCCAGATGATTATCTGGGTTATGGCATGATTGTTCTTAACGATACAAAAAATAAGAAACGGGAATCGCATAATAATGACTCCCATGAGGGGAGGGCGTTTGAAACTAGAGCTTCTGTTGATCCTGCTGAGAGTCAAAATGAGACTAACCTTTCGGGGAGGTCCAGTGCTAGGTTGTTGAGTGGCAGTAAGCTACTAATTGGAGGTGGGAAGGGTGTAGACAGCAGATCCAGCCTGGAAAACAGGATATGGGATATGGTGGAAAAACGCGGATGGGACATGTATGAAGGTAGGTGGAATATGATTGGAAAACGTGTGTTTGATAACCTGGTGCAGTATTTGACTGGGTTGGAAATTAGCCTATGCAGGCAGGTCAGTAAAGTTTGGCATAGAAACATAAATGATGTCATGGTAATGAGGAGTGAAATGGTTGTTGATAATTTTAAGAGTACGTACAGGAATAAACTAGAATATGATAGAAGTTATATTCTATTTCAACCTGTGCTAACGGCTACAAAATCCCTCCGCATTGACGTTATTATACGTGCACGTGTCATGTCATATTGCACGCTATATAAGAACAGTTTTGGTTATACTTATTCTTATATTTCCTTACCAGCGAATAACGCCGGAACCAAAGCTGAAGGTGCAAACGGGTCACCCCCGAGAGGTTCCAGTGTACCGACCTTTATATCTAAATTTATCTTTGAGGTACTTAAAAAAGGGCAAAAGAGGACTATTACGTTCACAAGAGATCTATCATCGATGCACGGAGAAGATTTAAATGTGGCAACCAGGGCATCAATTTGCCAAGTTTGTGAAGGCGACTTTATAGAGATCCCAATCACTCTTATTAACGCAATTGGTACCACTGATGTTAACAGCGTAAAGTTCTTGCCGATAGTTAAGGATTCTATCAGCTCAAAGGCTACACAGATTGACCAGTTACACAGAGAATGGTATACTGTTGAACCTAACTCCAAGTATCTAATGCAGCTCTTTCCGCAGAATATACACTCGTATTCCATCATCCAGCCTCATAAGCTATTGCCACAGCTTATCCACCAAATTACTCAGGTGGCTGGAATTGACGTTATTACTTCAAAGTCGCAGTATGTTGCTAATCATACAG GTGTTGTTGAGGAGTCAAAGGACATTGTTGGCCATACAATTGAGGTCGTTTCAAAACGTGAACCAGTTATATCAATGATACAACGCATTGGTCTCCAGCACGACCGCATTTGTCATGTGCAGTTGCGACCG GGTGacattttacaattttatctTACAAAGGGATAA
- a CDS encoding cell division cycle protein 48, putative (encoded by transcript BEWA_041190A), whose product MPSPADNDTVMADSQANEIQPAAESSKKKYLNRLLVEDAINDDNSVVALNPARIDELGLFRGDTILLKGKKRRSTVCIVLADKDLDEGKARMNKIIRKNLRVMLGDFIRVAPCPDVPYGKKIQVLPLDDTVEGLSRESLFNVYLKPYFLESYRPVKKGDLFLVRGAFKAVEFKVVEVDPGDYCIVAPDTVIFYEGDPIKRDDEEKLDDVGYDDIGGCRRQMAQIREMIELPLRHPGLFKTLGVKPPRGVLLYGPPGSGKTLIARAVANETGAFFFLINGPEVMSKMAGEAESNLRRAFAEAEKNAPSIIFIDEVDSIAPKREKTNGEVERRVVSQLLTLMDGLKGRGQVVVIAATNRQNSIDPALRRFGRFDKEIDIGVPDDAGRLEILKIHTRNMKLAPEVKLEELAANSHGFVGADLAQLCTESALSCIREKMGAIDLEDDTIDTEILDSMAVTQEHFNAAMNTCNPSSLRETVVEIPNVKWDDIGGLESVKSALREMILYPIEHPEKFEKFGMSPSRGVLFYGPPGCGKTLLAKAVASECSANFISIKGPELLTMWFGESEANVREVFDKARTSAPCVLFFDELDSIGTARGNNAGDASGAGDRVMNQLLTEIDGVSAKKNIFFIGATNRPNLLDEALLRPGRLDQLIYIPLPDLPARISILNATLRKSPVAANVPISFLGQKTAGFSGADLAEMCKIATRAAIRDAIAFEEMNRTADGTVDPNSSEFKYEITRKHFQEGLAAARQSVTSSDLAKFDNFRTKFDPLYKNKNSPGEDIDIDWPENDDIVIDPIEEDDDLYS is encoded by the exons ATGCCTTCTCCAGCCGACAACGATACAGTCATGGCGGACTCGCAGGCCAATGAAATCCAGCCTGCCGCAGAGTCTTCAAAGAAGAAGTATCTCAATCGTCTATTGGTAGAAGATGCCATAAACGATGATAACTCAGTGGTAGCCCTTAATCCAGCAAGAATTGATGAATTGGGATTGTTCCGAGGTGACACCATCTTGTTGAAGGGCAAAAAACGCCGATCTACCGTGTGCATTGTTCTAGCCGATAAGGATTTGGACGAAGGAAAGGCAAGGATGAACAAGATTATAAGAAAGAACTTACGCGTTATGCTCGGCGATTTTATTAGAGTAGCACCATGTCCAGATGTTCCATACGGTAAAAAGATTCAAGTTTTACCTCTCGATGACACTGTTGAGGGCCTTTCTAGGGAGTCACTATTCAACGTATACCTTAAGCCATactttttggaatcttACAGACCTGTTAAAAAGGGCGATTTGTTCCTTGTAAGAGGTGCATTCAAGGCCGTAGAGTTCAAAGTTGTGGAAGTTGACCCTGGAGATTATTGTATCGTTGCTCCAGATACTGTAATCTTCTATGAGGGTGATCCCATAAAGAGAGATGACGAAGAAAAGCTAGACGATGTTGGCTATGATGATATCGGTGGTTGTAGACGTCAAATGGCGCAAATTAGGGAGATGATTGAACTTCCACTTAGACATCCTGGTTTATTCAAGACTTTGGGTGTCAAGCCCCCAAGGGGTGTTTTGCTATATGGTCCTCCAGGAAGTGGAAAAACACTAATAGCTCGTGCTGTTGCCAATGAAACTGGTgccttcttctttctcatTAACGGTCCAGAGGTTATGAGTAAGATGGCTGGTGAAGCAGAGTCCAACTTGAGAAGGGCGTTTGCCGAAGCGGAAAAGAATGCCCCTtctatcatttttattgaTGAAGTTGACTCAATTGCTCCAAAGAGAGAAAAAACAAACGGAGAGGTTGAAAGACGTGTGGTATCACAATTGTTGACTCTTATGGATGGACTAAAGGGGCGTGGTCAAGTCGTTGTTATTGCAGCTACCAATAGACAGAATTCAATTGATCCTGCCTTACGTCGTTTTGGTCGTTTTGATAAGGAAATTGATATTGGCGTGCCAGATGATGCTGGAAGATTGGAAATTCTCAAAATTCACACTAGAAACATGAAGTTGGCCCCTGAAGTTAAACTTGAGGAGCTTGCTGCCAACTCCCATGGTTTCGTTGGTGCTGATTTGGCACAATTATGTACTGAAAGTGCTCTTTCTTGTATTCGTGAGAAAATGGGTGCAATTGATCTTGAAGATGATACCATAGACACTGAAATATTGGATTCTATGGCTGTAACTCAAgaacattttaatgctGCCATGAATACATGTAACCCATCTTCTCTTCGTGAGACTGTTGTTGAAATACCAAATGTAAAGTGGGATGATATTGGTGGACTCGAGTCTGTAAAATCGGCTCTGCGTGAAATGATTTTGTATCCAATTGAGCATCCAGAgaaatttgaaaaatttggTATGTCCCCCTCTAGAGGTGTTTTGTTTTATGGTCCTCCTGGTTGTGGTAAGACCCTTTTGGCTAAGGCTGTAGCTTCTGAATGTAGTGCGAATTTCATTTCTATCAAGGGTCCTGAATTACTAACCATGTGGTTCGGAGAATCAGAGGCTAATGTTCGAGAAGTTTTTGATAAGGCGAGAACATCTGCTCCATGTGTGCTATTTTTTGATGAGCTTGATTCTATTGGTACTGCACGTGGAAATAATGCAGGCGATGCTAGCGGTGCTGGAGATCGTGTAATGAATCAGCTATTGACTGAAATAGATGGTGTATCTGCTaaaaagaatattttcttcataGGAGCCACCAATCGTCCAAACTTGTTGGATGAAGCTTTGCTCCGTCCAGGAAGACTTGATCAACTCATTTACATTCCATTGCCGGATCTTCCAGCTAGAATTTCTATTCTCAATGCAACACTACGCAAATCACCTGTAGCTGCTAATGTACCAATATCATTCCTCGGTCAAAAGACTGCTGGATTCTCTGGTGCTGATTTGGCGGAAATGTGCAAGATAGCTACAAGGGCAGCAATTAGAGATGCCATTGCATTTGAAGAAATGAACAGGACAGCTGATGGTACTGTTGATCCAAATTCATCAGAATTCAAGTATGAAATTACAAGGAAACACTTCCAAGAGGGTTTGGCCGCGGCCAGACAATCTGTGACATCGTCAGATTTGGCGAAATTCGATAATTTCCGCACGAAATTTGATCCGCTCTACAAAAACAAGAATTCACCTGGTGAAGATATCGACATAGATTGGccagaaaatgatgatatc GTTATCGATCCAattgaggaagatgatgacTTGTATTCTTAA
- a CDS encoding conserved hypothetical protein (encoded by transcript BEWA_041230A), whose protein sequence is MANKLHRGELFLTSLELDAFQRDLENSYKELFQSHLSVPWRLMPIDQPARSLGSPSVALATALSQLDVTAVDPNMITSQNVYTRSSDHVTWVDSPSVTESLHSTDEKAVKSSLNDKANSHMHDKVVDVESQESHIEKVEYDQSSSIYQKLHPPEEKLSGLPQWVQLLHRIVSEICYTTNIHIFVPPSQNGEAESEQQNFAIETVLDKLINNEYQSTSEVLNELYMVFVCAFRSFSPGTYQWMSALDLSSRLNDLRIANDLKDSEVSYKSYTATTMDTIKKHNGLSMDDFERELAIINNTQQDPVPNKDTSITEDEKSEFYDSVNTLDLEYHLELFTVFEHSAIWKIIGNGEIELDENNTDPKIFRAMIKWAKDKRESIATA, encoded by the exons ATGGCGAACAAACTTCACAGAGGTGAATTATTTTTAACGTCCCTTGAATTAGATGCCTTCCAGAGG GACCTCGAAAACAGTTATAAGGAGCTGTTCCAATCGCATTTGTCTGTACCATGGCGCTTAATGCCAATAGATCAACCGGCGAGGTCGCTAGGTTCACCTTCCGTGGCCCTGGCGACTGCCTTGAGTCAGTTGGATGTCAcg GCTGTCGACCCAAACATGATTACTTCTCAAAACGTATACACAAG ATCCTCGGACCACGTCACATGGGTGGATTCTCCTTCAGTGACAGAGAGTTTACATTCTACCGATGAAAAGGCGGTCAAGAGTAGCCTTAATGACAAGGCAAATTCGCACATGCATGACAAAGTTGTTGATGTTGAATCGCAAGAATCTCATATAGAAAAAGTAGAATACGATCAATCATCAAGCATATATCAAAAGTTGCAtcctccagaagaaaaacTCTCCGGCCTACCTCAATGGGTGCAACTCCTCCATAGGATTGTTTCAGAGATTTGTTATACAACCAATATACACATATTTGTTCCACCCTCTCAAAACGGAGAGGCAGAATCTGAACAGCAAAACTTTGCTATTGAAACTGTATTGGACAAGTTGATAAACAACGAATACCAGTCCACAAGCGAAGTTTTGAATGAGCTCTACATGGTGTTTGTCTGCGCCTTTAGGAGCTTTTCCCCTGGTACATACCAGTGGATGAGCGCCCTGGACCTCTCCTCTAGACTAAACGATCTGAGAATTGCAAACGACCTCAAAGACTCTGAAGTGTCTTACAAATCATATACCGCAACCACAATGGACACCATCAAAAAACACAATGGGCTGAGCATGGACGACTTTGAAAGGGAACTGGCAATCATCAACAACACACAACAAGACCCAGTTCCTAACAAAG ACACGAGCATaacagaagatgaaaagagcGAGTTCTATGATAGCGTAAACACGCTAGATCTAGAGTATCATCTGGAGCTTTTTACCGTATTTGAACACAGTGCAATATGGAAGATTATTGGAAATGGCGAAATTGAGCTAGACGAAAATAACACAGATCCCAAAATATTTAGGGCCATGATAAAATGGGCCAAGGATAAAAGAGAATCTATAGCAACTGCATAA
- a CDS encoding protein kinase domain containing protein (encoded by transcript BEWA_041250A), translated as MEVKTASGTTIPLLAEEYTEVRPLGRGSYGSTSLMRTRDGSLVVRKRIDLSVLTDLEKRLCLNEIQIASKMYHPHIVTYLGSYVDRNYLCIITEYCRGGDLHQYIAHRRRINKPIKEQRILIWLTQILSALDFLHSNHTLHRDLKSLNILIDSDKNIKLCDFGVSKSLTNTGDNTNTIIGTPYYFSPELINGNKYSWPSDIWALGCLIHELATFRTPFDGANGIQHLCKLINYHPVPDLPDTYSRELNMLYKSMMFHDLRFRLTAAELLSTDLIQRMIKSSENNPIADVQEGVYSTLLGADAHDLECYSNAGCENETNVAN; from the exons ATGGAGGTCAAGACTGCTTCG GGCACCACTATCCCACTACTAGCTGAAGAATACACAGAAGTAAGGCCATTAGGTCGTGGCTCCTATGGGAGCACGTCCCTTATGCGAACAAGGGATGGGTCACT GGTGGTTCGCAAAAGGATCGATCTTAGCGTATTGACTGACTTGGAAAAGAGACTGTGCCTCAATGAAATTCAGATTGCCTCGAAGATGTACCATCCACACATCGTAACATACTTGGGAAGCTATGTGGATAGGAATTATTTGTGCATCATTACTGAATATTGCAGAGGCGGAGACTTACACCAGTACATTGCTCACAGGAGGCGTATTAACAAGCCAATAAAGGAGCAGCGTATTTTGATCTGGTTGACTCAAATTCTCTCAGCACTCGACTTTTTACACAGCAATCACACTTTGCACAGAG ATCTAAAATCCCTCAATATTCTGATTGATTCCGATAAGAACATCAAGTTGTGTGACTTTGGTGTGAGCAAATCACTCACAAACACTGGAGATAACACCAACACAATCATTGGTACCCCCTACTACTTTAGCCCCGAATTAATAAAC GGAAATAAATACAGCTGGCCGTCTGATATCTGGGCTTTGGGGTGCCTTATCCACGAACTCGCAACCTTTAGGACACCCTTTGATGGAGCAAATGGCATCCAGCATTTGTGCAAGTTGATCAATTATCACCCA GTTCCCGATTTGCCAGATACTTATTCTAGGGAGCTAAACATGTTGTACAAGTCCATGATGTTTCACGACTTGAGATTCAGATTAACTGCAGCTGAGTTGCTTTCCACAGACCTAATACAG AGGATGATCAAGTCGTCTGAGAACAATCCGATCGCTGATGTCCAAGAGGGAGTATATTCTACTTTGCTAGGAGCGGATGCTCACGATTTG GAGTGTTACAGTAATGCAGGGTGTGAGAATGAAACAAATGTTGCAAATTAG